GGTCGCCGCCGCCAGCGCCCGCTGCGTGCGCTCCGACACGGTGTGGTCGGAGCGCAGCAGGGTGCCGTCGAGATCGGTTGCGATCAGGTCGAACGGACGCGCGGAGGTGCTCACTTGGCGATGGGCTCCAGCACCGTGCGACCGCCCAGGTACGGGCGCAGCGCCTCGGGCACGGTGACCGAGCCGTCCGCCTGCTGGTGGGTCTCCAGGATCGCCACGATGGTGCGCGGCACCGCGCAGAGCGTGCCGTTGAGCGTCGCCAGCGGCTTGTTGCCGCCCTCGCCGCGCATCCGGATGTCCAGCCGGCGGGCCTGGAACTCGGTGCAGTTGGAGGTCGAGGTGAGCTCGCGGAACTTGCCCTGGGTGGGGATCCACGCCTCGATGTCGAACTTGCGGTACGCGGACGCGCCGAGGTCGCCGGAGGCGACGTCGATCACCCGGTAGGCCAGTTCGAGCTTGTTGAGGAAGTCCTTCTCCCACTGGAGCAGCCGGGCGTGCTCGGCCTCGGCCTCCTCCGGGGCGACGTAGGAGAACATCTCGACCTTGTCGAACTGGTGCACCCGGATGATGCCCCGGGTGTCCTTGCCGTAGGTCCCGGCCTCGCGGCGGAAGCAGGGCGAGAAGCCGGCGTAGCGCAGCGGCAGCTTGTCCGCGTCGATGATCTCGTCCATGTGGTACGCCGCGAGCGGCACCTCGGACGTGCCGACCAGGTAGAAGTCGTCCTGCTCCAGCCGGAAGACGTTCTCGGCGGCCTGGCCGAGGAAGCCGGTGCCCTCCATCGCGCGGGGCTTGACCAGCGCGGGCGTCAGCATCGGGGTGAAGCCGGCCTCGACCGCCTGGGCGATGGCCATGTTGACCAGGGCCAGCTCCAGCAGCGCGCCGATCCCGGTGAGGTAGTAGAAGCGCGAGCCGGAGACCTTGGCGGCGCGCTCGATGTCGATCGCGCCGAGGATCCGCCCCAGCTCGACGTGGTCGCGCGGCTCGAAGCCCTCGGCGGCGAAGTCGCGCGGGGTGCCGATGTGCTCCAGGGTGACGAAGTCCTCCTCGCCGCCGATCGGGGCGTCGGGGTGGAGCAGGTTGGCCAGCTGCCCGAGCAGGCGCTGCGCCTCGGCGTCGGCCTCGGACTGCTCGGCGTTGGCGGCCTTCACCTCGGCGGCGAGCACGGCGGTGCGCTTGAGCAGCTCCGCCTTCTCCTCGCCCTGGGCCTTGGGGATCAGCTTGCCCAGCTGCTTCTGCTCGTTGCGCAGTTCGTCGAAGCGGGATCCGGACGACCTGCGGCGTTCGTCGGCACTGAGGAGAGCGTCGACAAGGCCGACGTCCTCTCCTCGGGCACGCTGCGAAGCGCGCACACGGTCGGGGTCCTCACGAAGCAGGCGAAGGTCAATCACAGGGCGAGCCTACCGGTCGGGGGAGGCTGCGTGCCGCTGCATTCCGGTGCGTGGCGGCCCGGTGCCGGACGGTGGCGGATCCGGTGGCAATTCCGGCTTTCTCCGTGATGATCGCTTCTTGTCATCCTCTGTCCCATTTTGGCGGGCATAAGCGCGCTTGTCGGCTCTGGGGTGCTCCGGGAATCCCTGGGGATAACTCGACCCGCCCTGTGGATATCTCGCAGTGGCCTGGGGGTTCATCTCTTTGTCCACAGTTCCCCGGATCGGGCTGTGGACATCGGGGTTCGGGGCCCCCGGGTGGCTCGGAACCCTCCCGGCGTCCGCCAAACCTCGTGCTTACACACGTTTGCGTGACTTTTGATGGCCGATCGGCTTCCTCGGGGTAAACGACCGGACGGCAGGGGCATTTGTCCGGTTTGAATCCGCTGGGCCGAGTTCGTGATCATGGCGTCACGGGAAGGCGATCTGTCGACACATCCCCAGCCTGTGGATAACTGGGCGGTGGACTCTCTCGGGTTGCCTGGGGAAAACTCTCTCAGTCGACACTCAGGAATGTAGGCACGCAGTGATCGAAAACGCTCAAAGATGATCGCTCACTGCTCACCGCGGCCGTCGAGGCAGCGCGAGAGCCAGTCTGCGGCCTCGTTGAACTCGGCGTCCGAGGTACCCGGCCTGACCATCGGCGGCTGCTCGTCCGCACGCGGATAGGAGCCCAGGAAGCGCACCTGCGGGCAGATCCGGTGCAGTCCCATCAGCGCCTCGCTCACCCGGCGGTCGGTGATGTGCCCCTCGGCGTCGACCGAGAAGCAGTACTGGCCCAGGCCGCCGCCGGTGGGGCGGGACTCGATGCGCATCAGGTTCACCCCGCGCACGGCGAACTCCTGCAGCAGCTCCAGCAGTGCGCCCGGGTGGTCGTGGGCCAGCCAGAACACCGCGGAGGTCTTGTCCGCCCCGGTCGGCGCCGAGGTCCGCCCCGGCCGGCCGACCAGGACGAAGCGGGTGGTCGCGCTGGAAGCGTCGTGGATGTCGGTCGCCAGCGGCTCCAGCCCGTACAGCGCCGCCGCGAACTCCCCGGCGAAGGCCCCGTCGAACTTCCCCTCCTGCACCAGCCGGGCGCCCTCCGCATTGGACGAGGCCGACTCCCAGCGCGCGTCCGGCAGGTTCGCCGCCAGCCAGCGACGCACCTGCGGCTGCGCCACCGGGTGGCCGGTCACCGTCTGCACGCCGGCCAGTTCCGTCCCCGGGCGCACCAGCAGGGCGAAGGCGATCGGCAGCAGCACCTCGCGGTAGATCATCAGCGGCTTGCCGGTCGCCAGCTCGTCCAGGGTCGCGGTGACGCCGCCCTCCACCGAGTTCTCGATCGGCACCAGCGCCGCCGCCGCCTCGCCGTTGCGCACCGCGTCCAGCGCCGCCGCCACCGACACCGAGGGCACCAGCTCCCGGGTCGCCGCCTCGGGCAGCGTCCGCAGCGCGGCCTCGGTGAACGTCCCCACGGGGCCGAGATACGTGTAGCGATGGGCGGACAAGAGGGCCTCCGGGACCGGAACCGTGCACAACTGGTCCGGAACAACGTTAGTCACTCCGTCCCGCCCGGGTGACCACGTCCCGGTGCGTGGACGTCCCGGTGCGTGGACGGCAGCGGCCCGCCGGGGTCAGCGCGGGCGGTCACCGGTGATGGTGACGCGCTCCATCACCCGGGGCGCGGGGAAGTAGTCGGAGACCGCGTAGTGCTGGGTGATCCGGTTGTCCCAGAAGGCGACCGAGCCCGGGGCCCAGCGGAAGCGGCACTGGTACTCCGGGTGGGCGGCCTGGGCCTGGAGCAGGTCGAGCAGCTCGGCGCTCTCGCCCTCCGGCAGGCCGACGATGCGGTCGGTGAAGACCCGGTTGACGTAGATCAGTTCGCGTCCGGTCTCCGGGTGGGTGCGGACCACCGGGTGCTCGACCGGCGGATGGAGCGCGCGTTGCCGCTCGCGCTCGGCCGGGGGCATCAGCAGGCCGAAGCTGCGGAGGAAGTCGTGCACCGCCCGCAGTCCCGCGAGCCGCTCCCTGACCCGCTCCGGCAGCCCGTCGTACGCCGCCGCCATGTCCGCCCACAGGGTGTCGCCGCCCACCTCGGGCAGTTCCACGGCGCGCAGCACCGAGCCCAGCGGCGGGGCCGGGGCGAAGGAGACGTCGCTGTGCCAGACGTTCTCCACGCCCGGCTGCGCCTCGTCGTGGGCCAGCCGGACCACCTCGGGCAGGGCGGCCTTGGGCAGGAAGGGGTGGACCTCCGGCACGCCCCAGTGCCGGGCGAAGGCGGTGTGGGAGGCCGCGTCGAGCCGCTGCTCCCGGAAGAACAGCACCTTCCACTCCAGCAGCGCCCGCTTCAGCTCCGCCAGCACCTCCGGCGCGAGCGGGGCGGCCAGGTCGACCCCCTCGACCTCGGCGCCGATCGTCGGCGAGTACGGGGTCAGCGCGAACCGCCGGTACGGGCGCAGCGCCGTGTCGTCGGCCGTCCGGCGCAGCACCCGGGCGGCGACGGAGGGGCGGACGGGGCGTCCTGGTGCGGCGGTGCTCATGGCGGTGCCTCCCGCTCGGTTCGGCCGTGCGATGCCGGATGACGAGGACATCGTGCGACCGGGAGCGTGAGGACGCCAGAGCCGTGCCCGCCCGGGGTGGAGCTCCGTCCGTCCCCTGCCGTCCGTCCCGCCGTCAGGACTCCAGCAGTGCCTGCCCGACATAGCCGTCCGGACCGCTCGCGCCGCCCGGGACCGCGAACAGGCCGCTGGACTCGTGCGCGATGAACGTCGACAGCGCGTCGCCGCGCGAGAGCTTGCGCTGGACCGGGACGAAACCGGTGAGCGGGTCCGACTGGAAGGCCACGAAGAGCAGCCCGGCGTCGGGCGAGCCGTCCGGGCGGAAGCCGTCCGCGTAGGAGTAGCCCCGGCGCAGCATCGCCGCACCCTGGTTGGACTGGGCGGCGGCGACCCGGATGTGGGCGTCGCCCGGGATCGCCAGCGAGCCGTCGGCGCCGAACTTGTCCAGGTCGACCGGGGTGGTCTCGGTCCCTCCGGACAGCGGCGCGCCGGAGGCCTTGTGACGGCCGATCACCCGCTCCTGGACAGTGAGCGACTGCTGCTCCCAGCTGTCGAGCAGCATCCGGATCCGGCGGAAGACGACGTAGCTGCCGCCCGCCATCCACGCCGGTCCGCCGCCGCCCTGCGCCGGGACGAAGATCTCGGAGTCGAAGGCGGCGTCGGTGGGCTTGGGGTTGTTGGTGCCGTCGATCTGGCCCATCAGGTTGCGCCCGGTGTGCGGCTGCGCGGTCGCCCCGGGGGAGCGGCTGAAGCCGTTCATCTGCCAGCGGACCCCGGCCGCTCCGGCCGCGAGCCGCTGGAGCGTGCGGACGGCGTGGAAGGCCACCAGGCCGTCGTCGGCGCAGACCTGCACCCACAGGTCGCCGTCGCAGTCGGCCCGGACCAGCGCGTCCGAGGCGAACACCGGCAGCGGCGCGAGCTGCTCTGGCAGCCGGTCGGCCAGCCCGGCCTTGGCGAAGACCGAGGCCCCGAGGCCGAAGGTGACCGTCAGCGAGCTGGGCCCGGCGTCCAGCGCGACGTCGGTGTCGGTCACGCCGGGGGGTGTGCGGCCCTCGGCCATCGCCGCTGCCGCCGCCGACCAGCGCTTCAGCAGCGAGGTCAGCCCGGCCCGGCCGGTGCCCGCCGTCAGGTCGAAGGCGGTGGCGTACATCCGGGCCTGCATCGGCTGGACGATGCCGGCCTGGTGCGTCCCGAAGAACGGCACGCTGTCCGCGCCGAGCGCGGTCAGCGGTTCGGCAGCCGCCGCCCCGCCGCCCGGAGCGGACGCGGAGGTGTGCGCCCCGTAGCCGGCGGCGGCGCCGACGGCGAGCCCGACCGCGCCGCCGGCCCCGGCGGTCGCCAGCAGGCGCCGCCGGGTGACGGTGGGCCGGGGCTCGCTGCTCCCGTTGCTCTGCTGCTCGGTCACGGTGCTGCGGTCCTGGTTCCGGTGCTGCTGCTGTCGGTTCTGCTGCGGCATGGCTCAGCCCACCTGGATCGTGGTGGAGACGGTGGTCTCGTCGATGGCGTCCGAGCGGATGCTCACGGCCATCAACCAGCTCCCCTGGAGCGGGAGTTCGAGGTTGGCGGCGGCCCAGTGGCCGACGTCGACGTGGTCCAGGGAGACCGGGAGCGGACCCAGCTGCTTGGCCGCGAGCGAGAGCGAGACGTCCAGCTCGGGGACGTCGACCGGCTGGCCCTTGCTGTCGAAGACATAGGCGTGCAGCGTGTTCAGCCCGGTCCGGGCCGGGTCGATCTCGATGTTGACCTTGCCCACCGCGTTGTCGCCGGAGCCGCCGGTGTTGAACGGCAGGGTGACGTTGACCGGCAGGTTCTGGGTCGCGGCGAAGGCGGCCTTCTGCTCGGTGACCGCCCGCCCGGGGGCGGAGTTGGTGAGCAGGGTGGTCACGATCAGCACGACCACCGCGAAGCTCACCTCCAGCAGCACGGAGCGCAGCAGCATGCCGCGCGCCGGGCTCGCGTCCCGTGCCCGCCGGTCGACCACCCCGGCCCGCAGCGCCTGCTGTCGGGCGAGCTGCGCCCGGCGCACCGGGTCGTCGGACTGCTCGGTGTCGGGCTGCTCCGCGTCGGCCGACTCGGTGCCGGCCGGCTCGGCACCGGCGGCTTCGTCACCGGCGGGCGTCACGGCGGCGGCCGGAGCCGGCTGGTCGCGCAGCACGGCCGTCCAGCGGCGGGACATCCACGCGGCGGCGAGCATCACCAGCACCGCGCCGATCTTCACCAGCAGCAGTTGCCCGTAGGTCGTGGAGACCAGCGCGCCCCAGCTGCCCAGGCCGCGCCAGGCCTGGTAGACCCCGGTGCCGACGAGCGCGGCGACGGAGCACATGGCGATCGTCGAGAACCGGGCGACCTGGACCGCGCCGATGCCGCCGTCCGCCTCCGAGCGGCGGAGGCCCACCAGGACGGTGGCCAGTCCACCGAGCCAGCAGGCCATGGAGAGGATGTGCACCATGTCCAGCGGGACGGCGAGGGCGACCTGCATGCCGACCGAGGCGTGGTCGCCGAGGGCCCAGGTGCAGGCGAGGGCGACGGCGAGGACGGCCCAGGCCACGCCGAGCACGACCCGCACCCGGAGCTCCTGCCGGGGGCCGGTTCCGGCGCCCTCGGCCCGGTCCGGGTCCGCCTCCGGGGCCGGGGCCTCGGCGGCCGGCTCGGCGCCGATGCCGGCCTGGCCGGCCAGCACGGCCAGGAACACCCCGACGGCCGCCAGCAGCAGGACCCGGACCACCAACAGCGTGCCCAGCCGCTCGCCCAGGCTCTGCTGGATCAGCGACAGATCGAAGACCCCGCCGAGGCCGCCGGCCTGGGCATAGGGTCCGCGCAGCAGCAGTTCGGCGACGGTGGAGAGCAGCAGCGCCACCCAGCCGCCGAGCATCAGCCGCTGGACCGAGCGCAGCCGCACGCCGCGCGGCCAGCAGCGCAGCACCAGCACCACCGAGCCGATCAGCAGCGCGTACGCGCCGTACTGGACGCTGCGGCTGCCGCCGTAGAGCGCGCCGACCAGCGCGTTGCCCTTGGGCGCCTGCTCCCCCGCGACACTGGTGGTGGCGGAGGCGTGGCCGTAGGAGAAGGTGAACGCCCCGGACACCGGGTGGGTGTCGGCGGAGATCGCCCGCCAGGCCACGGTGTAGGTGCCCTCGGCCAGTCCGCTGCCGAGCTGCACCTGGGCGGTGGTGTCGTCGTTCCCGGCATGGCCGGTGGAGCCACTGGTGACCTGCTTGCCGCTGGGGTCGAACACCCGCAGGTCGTCGGGGGAGAGCGTGACCTGCTCGCTGAAGTGGAGGGTCACCTCGGTGGGCGCGGTCTGCACGACCGTTCCCTCGGCCGGGTCGGTCGACAGCAGCGCGGCGTGGGCGGAGGCGGCGGTGGCCCCGGCGAGCATCAGCGCGAACAGCGTGGCGAGCGCGCCGAGCAGCGCGCCGATCCGGCGGTGCAGCGGCCGGACGGTCCGGCCCGGGGAGGTGCCGGACGGGTTCCTGCGGCGGGTGGGGGCAGTGGGCGTCGGCATCATCAACTCGCGGGCTGGTAGGTCAGCGGCTGGACGGTGGCCTGGACGGTGATCGTGCCGGCCTGCCGGAAGGTCAGCAGCAGCTCGATCCGGTGCCCGAGCACCGGCGCCGGGGACAGGCCCATGAGCATGACGTGCTTGCCGTCGCGGGCGAACAGCGCCGAGCCGTGCGCCGGGACGGTGACGCCGCCGGTGATCGCGCTCATCGAGGTGGCCGTGGACTGGTCCATCTCGGCGCTCTGCGCGGTCGGGGCGCTGACGCTCAGCAGCTGGTCGGCGGTGCCGCCGCTGTTGTTGATGTCGAAGTAGGCCACGGCCATGTCGGGCGAGGCGGGCATCGGCACGTAGGCGCCGGTCACCGCGATCTTCGCGGGCGAGGCGGGCCCCGCCCCGGCCGCGCCCTGGTGGTCG
The Streptacidiphilus albus JL83 genome window above contains:
- a CDS encoding copper resistance CopC/CopD family protein, which codes for MPTPTAPTRRRNPSGTSPGRTVRPLHRRIGALLGALATLFALMLAGATAASAHAALLSTDPAEGTVVQTAPTEVTLHFSEQVTLSPDDLRVFDPSGKQVTSGSTGHAGNDDTTAQVQLGSGLAEGTYTVAWRAISADTHPVSGAFTFSYGHASATTSVAGEQAPKGNALVGALYGGSRSVQYGAYALLIGSVVLVLRCWPRGVRLRSVQRLMLGGWVALLLSTVAELLLRGPYAQAGGLGGVFDLSLIQQSLGERLGTLLVVRVLLLAAVGVFLAVLAGQAGIGAEPAAEAPAPEADPDRAEGAGTGPRQELRVRVVLGVAWAVLAVALACTWALGDHASVGMQVALAVPLDMVHILSMACWLGGLATVLVGLRRSEADGGIGAVQVARFSTIAMCSVAALVGTGVYQAWRGLGSWGALVSTTYGQLLLVKIGAVLVMLAAAWMSRRWTAVLRDQPAPAAAVTPAGDEAAGAEPAGTESADAEQPDTEQSDDPVRRAQLARQQALRAGVVDRRARDASPARGMLLRSVLLEVSFAVVVLIVTTLLTNSAPGRAVTEQKAAFAATQNLPVNVTLPFNTGGSGDNAVGKVNIEIDPARTGLNTLHAYVFDSKGQPVDVPELDVSLSLAAKQLGPLPVSLDHVDVGHWAAANLELPLQGSWLMAVSIRSDAIDETTVSTTIQVG
- the efeB gene encoding iron uptake transporter deferrochelatase/peroxidase subunit, translated to MPQQNRQQQHRNQDRSTVTEQQSNGSSEPRPTVTRRRLLATAGAGGAVGLAVGAAAGYGAHTSASAPGGGAAAAEPLTALGADSVPFFGTHQAGIVQPMQARMYATAFDLTAGTGRAGLTSLLKRWSAAAAAMAEGRTPPGVTDTDVALDAGPSSLTVTFGLGASVFAKAGLADRLPEQLAPLPVFASDALVRADCDGDLWVQVCADDGLVAFHAVRTLQRLAAGAAGVRWQMNGFSRSPGATAQPHTGRNLMGQIDGTNNPKPTDAAFDSEIFVPAQGGGGPAWMAGGSYVVFRRIRMLLDSWEQQSLTVQERVIGRHKASGAPLSGGTETTPVDLDKFGADGSLAIPGDAHIRVAAAQSNQGAAMLRRGYSYADGFRPDGSPDAGLLFVAFQSDPLTGFVPVQRKLSRGDALSTFIAHESSGLFAVPGGASGPDGYVGQALLES
- the pheA gene encoding prephenate dehydratase yields the protein MSAHRYTYLGPVGTFTEAALRTLPEAATRELVPSVSVAAALDAVRNGEAAAALVPIENSVEGGVTATLDELATGKPLMIYREVLLPIAFALLVRPGTELAGVQTVTGHPVAQPQVRRWLAANLPDARWESASSNAEGARLVQEGKFDGAFAGEFAAALYGLEPLATDIHDASSATTRFVLVGRPGRTSAPTGADKTSAVFWLAHDHPGALLELLQEFAVRGVNLMRIESRPTGGGLGQYCFSVDAEGHITDRRVSEALMGLHRICPQVRFLGSYPRADEQPPMVRPGTSDAEFNEAADWLSRCLDGRGEQ
- a CDS encoding copper chaperone PCu(A)C; the encoded protein is MRRTAVACAAVAAALGLGLAACAGTDHQGAAGAGPASPAKIAVTGAYVPMPASPDMAVAYFDINNSGGTADQLLSVSAPTAQSAEMDQSTATSMSAITGGVTVPAHGSALFARDGKHVMLMGLSPAPVLGHRIELLLTFRQAGTITVQATVQPLTYQPAS
- the serS gene encoding serine--tRNA ligase: MIDLRLLREDPDRVRASQRARGEDVGLVDALLSADERRRSSGSRFDELRNEQKQLGKLIPKAQGEEKAELLKRTAVLAAEVKAANAEQSEADAEAQRLLGQLANLLHPDAPIGGEEDFVTLEHIGTPRDFAAEGFEPRDHVELGRILGAIDIERAAKVSGSRFYYLTGIGALLELALVNMAIAQAVEAGFTPMLTPALVKPRAMEGTGFLGQAAENVFRLEQDDFYLVGTSEVPLAAYHMDEIIDADKLPLRYAGFSPCFRREAGTYGKDTRGIIRVHQFDKVEMFSYVAPEEAEAEHARLLQWEKDFLNKLELAYRVIDVASGDLGASAYRKFDIEAWIPTQGKFRELTSTSNCTEFQARRLDIRMRGEGGNKPLATLNGTLCAVPRTIVAILETHQQADGSVTVPEALRPYLGGRTVLEPIAK
- a CDS encoding TauD/TfdA dioxygenase family protein, which gives rise to MSTAAPGRPVRPSVAARVLRRTADDTALRPYRRFALTPYSPTIGAEVEGVDLAAPLAPEVLAELKRALLEWKVLFFREQRLDAASHTAFARHWGVPEVHPFLPKAALPEVVRLAHDEAQPGVENVWHSDVSFAPAPPLGSVLRAVELPEVGGDTLWADMAAAYDGLPERVRERLAGLRAVHDFLRSFGLLMPPAERERQRALHPPVEHPVVRTHPETGRELIYVNRVFTDRIVGLPEGESAELLDLLQAQAAHPEYQCRFRWAPGSVAFWDNRITQHYAVSDYFPAPRVMERVTITGDRPR